Genomic window (Leptospira kanakyensis):
TCCCATTAGTTTTAAAATCTGAAAAATTAATATTCGGGGAGAACTCCATAAGTTCAAATGAAATGATCTTACAATTGGAAAATTCAAAAGCTTTATATTTTCTAAATGGTGAAGGAGATGGCTGCGATGGTTTTACAGCAAGTTTTACATATTCAGAAGATATTTATAATTTCTTTAATGTTAACTCAAATTGTAAAAACAAAAAATTAAAAGATTTCAAATGTATTACTAAAATTGATGAAGAATCTATCAAATATCAAGAATATTTACATTGTGACAACAAACTAGTTTTGTATAATAAAAGTAAAAAGGTAAATGAAGGATTAATTAGAAATTTCAAAGGAATTCAAGTTATTACTCAAGGTTTAAAAGATGCTACAGTTACTTCTAATCTAAAAATGAGAGAAAAACCTTCGAAAGGTTCAAAATCATTTGAATGCTTTTTTAGTCACTTGGATGATGAAAGTATAAGTAATAAGGAAATTTCGTTTATACCAAAAAATTACACAATTACGGTTATTGCTAAAACAAAAAATGAGGATTATATTGGTGATAAGAAAAATTTCTGGTATTTGATTTTTCCTATCTCTGATTCATATAATGGATGTTTATTAAAAAATTCTGACCAAAAAGAAGGTTGGGTTTTTGGAGAATACATCAAATTGGATAACTAGGGACCAGCGCATAACAGCGTCTACTCACTTCGCTTCGGCACTACGGCTGCGCTCGGGCTACGTGCCAGTCCCTAACGTCCCGC
Coding sequences:
- a CDS encoding SH3 domain-containing protein: MKNRISILVILLFPLVLKSEKLIFGENSISSNEMILQLENSKALYFLNGEGDGCDGFTASFTYSEDIYNFFNVNSNCKNKKLKDFKCITKIDEESIKYQEYLHCDNKLVLYNKSKKVNEGLIRNFKGIQVITQGLKDATVTSNLKMREKPSKGSKSFECFFSHLDDESISNKEISFIPKNYTITVIAKTKNEDYIGDKKNFWYLIFPISDSYNGCLLKNSDQKEGWVFGEYIKLDN